The following proteins come from a genomic window of Gemmatimonadota bacterium:
- a CDS encoding M1 family metallopeptidase: MKALLLATLLALPQDTLPVPHAYLDALAAGTRDRSGAPGPRYWTNSLDYVIETGIDPTEARVWGREQITVHNRSPHTLEAVALNLNQNVFAPGNPRNRSVPVTGGFQLGRVVVQGTPVTHMPYGASIGTTNVLLPLSESVPPGASFAVEVDWSFEVPEGTFRMGREGTDVFYLAQWYPQVAVFDDLNGWKRDPYLGDGEFYVDYGNYDVRISAPQGWLVSASGVLQNSADVLTETAHQRLAALEPQRVTAVVSREDRDAGRMTATSASGVLTWHFVAENVRDFAWGTSKGYVWDATVAAYPDGSGGERTALIHSFYRPEQPNWSESARYAKHAIENHSVWYPYPYPQMTVNEGVIGGGMEYPMITIIGGGRTPEALYGVIAHELGHMWWPIVVGSNEKAHAWMDEGLASFAEDLTMPMLFPNENAGLNTMNGYLRLAGQDAETESMRPADQYGPFGNRGLASYGKPATGLRMLRAILGGETFDRALKEYTRRWAFKHPHALDLFWTFEDVSGQDLDWFFYPWMYTTRVIDQAVASVELIDGGRRARIVVEDRGEIRLPVHLVLEVEGQPPVVVDAGREQWQGRRMELTASLPGAFRRAVLDPDQMLADVDRSNNVATRR; encoded by the coding sequence ATGAAGGCTCTACTGCTCGCCACTCTGCTCGCCCTCCCCCAGGATACGCTGCCCGTACCGCACGCCTATCTCGACGCGTTGGCGGCGGGCACCCGCGACCGGTCCGGCGCCCCCGGCCCCCGCTATTGGACCAACTCGCTGGACTACGTGATCGAGACGGGAATCGACCCGACGGAGGCGCGTGTGTGGGGGCGGGAGCAGATCACGGTGCACAACCGCTCGCCCCACACGCTGGAAGCGGTGGCGCTCAACCTCAATCAGAATGTCTTCGCTCCAGGGAATCCCCGGAACCGCAGCGTTCCAGTCACCGGCGGCTTCCAGCTGGGTCGTGTCGTCGTGCAAGGCACTCCGGTGACGCACATGCCCTACGGCGCCTCCATCGGCACCACCAACGTGCTGCTGCCCTTGAGCGAGTCGGTGCCGCCGGGAGCGTCGTTCGCCGTGGAGGTCGATTGGAGCTTCGAGGTGCCAGAGGGGACGTTTCGTATGGGACGCGAGGGCACGGACGTCTTCTACCTGGCCCAGTGGTACCCGCAGGTGGCCGTCTTCGACGACCTGAACGGGTGGAAGCGAGACCCCTACCTGGGAGATGGCGAGTTCTACGTGGATTACGGCAACTACGACGTGCGGATCTCGGCTCCCCAGGGATGGCTGGTGAGTGCCAGCGGCGTCTTGCAGAACTCCGCCGACGTGCTCACGGAGACCGCCCACCAACGCCTGGCCGCTCTGGAACCGCAACGTGTGACCGCCGTGGTCAGCCGAGAGGACCGGGATGCCGGACGGATGACCGCCACCAGTGCCTCTGGCGTCCTGACCTGGCATTTCGTCGCGGAGAACGTCCGTGACTTCGCATGGGGCACGTCCAAGGGCTACGTCTGGGATGCCACGGTGGCCGCTTACCCCGATGGAAGCGGCGGAGAGCGGACTGCGCTCATCCACTCCTTCTACCGGCCGGAGCAGCCCAATTGGAGCGAGTCGGCTCGCTACGCCAAGCACGCCATCGAGAACCACTCTGTGTGGTATCCGTATCCGTATCCGCAGATGACCGTCAACGAAGGCGTCATCGGCGGCGGCATGGAATACCCGATGATCACGATCATCGGGGGTGGTCGCACGCCGGAAGCTCTCTACGGTGTCATCGCGCACGAGCTCGGCCACATGTGGTGGCCCATCGTCGTGGGCTCGAACGAAAAGGCGCATGCGTGGATGGACGAGGGTCTCGCCTCCTTCGCCGAGGACCTCACCATGCCCATGCTGTTCCCGAACGAGAACGCGGGTCTCAACACCATGAACGGCTACCTCCGCCTCGCCGGACAGGACGCCGAGACCGAGTCCATGCGTCCGGCCGACCAGTACGGACCGTTCGGCAATCGGGGGCTGGCCAGCTACGGCAAGCCGGCCACGGGACTGCGCATGCTCAGGGCCATCCTGGGCGGGGAGACGTTCGATCGTGCGCTCAAGGAGTACACCCGTCGCTGGGCGTTCAAACACCCCCACGCACTCGACCTGTTCTGGACCTTCGAAGACGTTAGCGGACAGGACCTGGATTGGTTCTTCTACCCGTGGATGTACACGACCCGCGTCATCGACCAGGCGGTGGCCTCCGTCGAGTTGATCGACGGCGGCCGCCGCGCTCGCATCGTGGTGGAGGACCGCGGCGAGATCCGCCTTCCTGTGCACCTGGTCCTCGAGGTGGAGGGGCAGCCTCCCGTGGTCGTCGATGCAGGACGGGAGCAGTGGCAGGGTAGGCGCATGGAGCTGACGGCGTCACTGCCCGGAGCGTTCCGACGCGCGGTGCTCGACCCGGACCAGATGCTGGCCGACGTCGATCGCAGCAACAACGTGGCGACGCGGCGCTGA
- a CDS encoding patatin-like phospholipase family protein, which yields MLKWTLLLLPLVGAGLAFRGQRRFYVTQYLFFIRFQILEALALAAFPLVAPRAAPEMLANLFVVEPIGMVVATMVGTLCAWSIVYTARLTWRSTPFRAGLPFRRVGSEDANEHAPRPSAREQGEREFADARWSPERWGWLLASLLLVLPLFVQLIRESDAGVGALTVAGLGGVLLAALIRQLSLRRSDRPARMLRWLGAHLERLPLLGRLIHVVAAAYRDAPAAHAETYRSLHERAFLFGATAGATYVGIGLTSLGIGTDWVPALVYVLAWFLVVVWILGFLAFQFDKTRIPGVPLAAAGVLIWQGLIPSHYEYRVLEQPLPDVDATEALHARQHASGSMVLFAAHGGGIKASLWTAQVAQGLESEIPGFSDRVGLVSGVSGGAVGATYYVDAFEPGAIDSVRLAGVRDAAATSSLAATTWGLVYLDFLRLAVGSGLNPRDRGWALERRWAEHLQSGERTLGEWTEGVRAGWRPVMIYNVTLQETGSRLLLAPVRVSPDLRGTRRDLFQYLPGRDLRVVTAARLSATFPWVSPQSRPALGADTLIPRLHSADGGYFDNSGVLSALEVAGRWLATDTARGVTRVALVEAQASGARVAVEQATADRGDLVNALIGPIRTLYNVRTTSQLARRESDAGLVARLWQDAYGVELCRFVFALTEGLPLSWHLTAQERRRIEAHWPASADTLAPTDTSTARVRAENRAQIEALRSYLTGEPCPASDTTGDGGG from the coding sequence ATGCTGAAGTGGACGCTGCTCTTGCTTCCCCTCGTGGGTGCCGGTTTGGCGTTTCGTGGCCAACGGCGTTTCTACGTGACGCAGTACTTGTTCTTCATCCGCTTCCAGATCCTGGAGGCGCTGGCGCTGGCCGCCTTCCCCTTGGTGGCTCCCCGGGCGGCCCCGGAGATGCTCGCCAACCTGTTCGTGGTCGAGCCGATCGGCATGGTGGTGGCCACCATGGTGGGAACGCTCTGCGCCTGGTCCATCGTCTACACGGCGCGCCTCACCTGGCGCTCGACCCCGTTCCGGGCGGGGCTGCCCTTCCGTCGCGTGGGCAGCGAGGATGCGAATGAGCACGCTCCCCGTCCGTCTGCTCGCGAGCAAGGCGAGCGCGAGTTCGCCGATGCGCGCTGGAGCCCGGAGCGCTGGGGGTGGCTCCTGGCTTCGCTGCTCTTGGTGCTTCCGTTGTTCGTACAGTTGATCCGGGAGAGCGACGCTGGAGTCGGGGCGCTCACGGTGGCGGGGCTCGGCGGAGTCCTCCTCGCGGCACTCATCCGGCAGCTCTCGCTGCGCCGATCCGACCGCCCCGCCCGCATGCTTCGTTGGCTGGGCGCGCACCTGGAGCGTCTACCCCTGCTGGGGCGCCTCATCCACGTCGTGGCAGCCGCGTACCGGGACGCACCAGCCGCGCACGCGGAGACCTATCGCTCCCTTCACGAGCGCGCGTTTCTCTTCGGCGCCACCGCCGGGGCCACGTACGTGGGAATCGGACTCACCAGCCTCGGGATCGGTACCGACTGGGTCCCCGCCCTCGTCTATGTGCTGGCGTGGTTCCTGGTGGTCGTGTGGATCCTGGGCTTCCTGGCCTTCCAGTTCGACAAGACGCGCATTCCTGGCGTACCCCTGGCCGCTGCCGGCGTCCTTATCTGGCAAGGATTGATTCCGTCGCACTACGAATATCGCGTGCTGGAGCAGCCGCTCCCCGACGTCGACGCCACCGAGGCGCTGCATGCCCGGCAACATGCGTCGGGCTCCATGGTCCTGTTCGCCGCCCACGGAGGCGGGATCAAGGCCTCGCTCTGGACGGCACAGGTGGCGCAGGGTCTTGAGTCGGAGATTCCGGGCTTCAGTGACCGGGTGGGGCTGGTCAGCGGCGTCTCAGGTGGTGCGGTCGGAGCCACGTACTACGTCGATGCCTTCGAGCCGGGTGCGATCGACTCGGTGCGCCTGGCGGGCGTTCGCGACGCCGCGGCCACCTCGAGCCTGGCCGCCACCACCTGGGGCCTCGTCTATCTCGACTTCCTGCGATTGGCGGTGGGAAGCGGCCTGAACCCTCGCGATCGGGGATGGGCGCTCGAGCGCCGCTGGGCTGAGCATCTCCAGTCGGGTGAGCGCACCCTGGGGGAATGGACCGAGGGGGTGCGCGCGGGATGGCGCCCGGTGATGATCTACAACGTGACGCTCCAGGAAACCGGTAGCCGTCTACTGCTGGCGCCCGTGCGTGTCTCGCCCGACCTGCGGGGTACCCGCCGCGATCTGTTCCAATATCTCCCGGGCCGTGATCTGCGAGTGGTGACCGCGGCCCGGCTCTCGGCCACGTTCCCTTGGGTATCGCCACAAAGCCGCCCAGCCTTGGGGGCGGACACGCTGATCCCCCGCCTCCACAGCGCCGACGGAGGCTACTTCGACAACTCCGGCGTGCTCAGCGCCCTGGAGGTGGCCGGTCGCTGGCTGGCCACCGACACCGCGCGCGGCGTCACCCGGGTGGCCCTCGTGGAGGCGCAAGCCAGCGGGGCGCGGGTGGCCGTCGAACAGGCCACCGCAGACCGCGGTGATCTGGTCAACGCCCTGATCGGACCCATCCGTACCTTGTACAACGTTCGCACCACCTCGCAGTTGGCGCGGCGGGAATCCGATGCGGGTCTGGTTGCGCGTCTGTGGCAGGACGCGTACGGGGTGGAGCTCTGTCGTTTCGTATTCGCGCTGACCGAAGGACTGCCCCTCTCCTGGCATCTGACGGCGCAGGAACGCCGTCGCATCGAGGCCCACTGGCCAGCGTCTGCGGATACGCTCGCGCCCACGGACACCTCCACCGCTCGCGTTCGAGCGGAGAACCGTGCCCAGATCGAAGCGTTGCGATCGTACCTGACGGGGGAGCCCTGTCCCGCCAGCGACACGACCGGGGACGGAGGAGGTTGA
- a CDS encoding class I SAM-dependent methyltransferase codes for MPPPKADPVALCARRLNELGDAPLLVVDVPGADEAERLTAGRVGPLHWFCTHWPTFRALQERGHSASFGPWTEGQGAGAGLVFLSKARERTRMMLTMVASALPPGAPLWLVGARRAGIDSAAPDLDVVAEALHGQSGRHARLWMARVRPGVTACLDEFEEEWALQHGGQALRIATFPGVFSHRRLDDGTALLLDTVRSVDPPLLDVGCGAGVIGAWYGTRQGIPVHLVDADALAVEAGRRTLTLNGIDGDVGAADVLPEKGDFRTLVSNPPFHHGVETDHRVTETLIDGAARRLPPGGSLNLVCNRFLPVPRLLDVAFGAHEVLADDGRYRVYRALR; via the coding sequence GTGCCGCCGCCCAAGGCTGATCCGGTGGCGCTGTGCGCGCGTCGGCTGAATGAGCTGGGCGATGCGCCACTATTGGTGGTGGACGTGCCGGGTGCGGACGAGGCGGAACGGCTGACCGCCGGGCGGGTCGGGCCCCTGCACTGGTTCTGCACCCACTGGCCTACCTTTCGCGCCCTGCAGGAGCGAGGTCATTCCGCGTCGTTCGGCCCCTGGACCGAAGGGCAGGGTGCGGGGGCCGGCCTGGTCTTCCTGTCGAAGGCGCGCGAGCGCACGCGCATGATGCTGACCATGGTTGCGTCTGCCCTTCCGCCCGGTGCGCCCCTTTGGTTGGTCGGAGCGCGCCGTGCCGGCATCGACTCGGCCGCGCCCGACCTCGACGTCGTGGCGGAAGCGCTGCATGGGCAGTCTGGACGTCACGCCCGGCTCTGGATGGCGCGCGTCCGCCCCGGCGTCACCGCGTGCCTCGACGAGTTCGAGGAGGAGTGGGCGCTGCAGCACGGAGGCCAGGCGCTGCGCATCGCCACGTTCCCCGGAGTGTTCAGTCACCGGCGGCTGGACGACGGCACCGCACTGCTGCTCGACACCGTGCGTAGCGTGGACCCGCCCCTCCTCGACGTGGGGTGTGGAGCGGGAGTCATCGGTGCCTGGTACGGGACTCGTCAGGGGATCCCGGTGCACCTGGTGGACGCCGACGCACTCGCGGTCGAGGCGGGCCGCCGCACGCTCACGCTCAACGGGATCGACGGGGATGTAGGGGCCGCGGATGTGCTGCCGGAGAAGGGCGACTTCCGGACGCTCGTTTCCAATCCTCCGTTCCATCACGGGGTCGAGACCGACCATCGCGTGACCGAGACGTTGATCGATGGGGCGGCCCGGCGCCTACCTCCAGGAGGAAGCCTCAATCTCGTCTGCAACCGGTTCCTGCCGGTACCCCGACTCCTGGATGTTGCCTTCGGCGCTCATGAGGTCCTGGCCGACGATGGGCGCTACCGCGTGTACCGCGCGCTGCGCTGA
- a CDS encoding LLM class flavin-dependent oxidoreductase — protein sequence MEIGVYSFGEVALGPETGEPGDAGLRLRHLVEEIEVADRVGLDVFGVGEHHRADYTVSSPAVVLAAAAARTRRIRLTPAVSVLSSDDPVRVFQDYATLDLLSEGRAEIMVGRGSFTESFPLFGQDLADYDELFSEKLDLLLTLRDHTRVRWNGQHRAAIEDRAVYPRPQQNPLPVWIAVGGTPRSVVRAGTLGLPLALAIIGGAAERFVPFVQLYRDAGLRAGHDPTTLAVAINSHGFLADSTEEARSLAFPPFAETMSRIGRERGWPPITRSHFEAECTLPGALFVGDPDTVVEKILYQHRLFGHDRFLIQLTVGPMPHERVLHAIELLGTRVAPRVRRELGRA from the coding sequence GTGGAGATCGGCGTCTACAGCTTCGGTGAGGTCGCGCTGGGCCCGGAGACCGGCGAACCCGGCGATGCCGGACTGCGGTTGCGCCACCTCGTCGAGGAGATCGAAGTCGCCGATCGCGTCGGATTGGACGTCTTCGGCGTCGGGGAACATCATCGCGCCGACTACACGGTTTCTTCTCCGGCCGTGGTGCTCGCGGCGGCCGCGGCCCGCACCCGGCGGATCCGGTTGACGCCAGCGGTATCCGTGCTGAGCTCCGACGACCCGGTTCGGGTGTTCCAGGACTACGCCACCCTGGATCTGCTGTCCGAAGGCCGGGCCGAGATCATGGTGGGGCGGGGGTCCTTCACCGAGTCCTTTCCGCTCTTCGGTCAGGATCTGGCCGACTACGACGAGCTGTTCAGCGAGAAGCTGGATCTGCTCCTGACGCTGCGTGACCACACGAGAGTGCGCTGGAACGGGCAGCATCGCGCGGCCATCGAGGATCGGGCAGTCTATCCGCGACCGCAGCAGAACCCGCTGCCGGTCTGGATCGCGGTAGGGGGCACACCCCGGTCCGTGGTGCGCGCCGGAACGCTGGGGCTGCCCCTGGCGCTCGCCATCATTGGAGGCGCGGCAGAGCGCTTCGTGCCGTTCGTCCAGCTCTATCGCGACGCGGGCCTGCGCGCGGGGCACGATCCCACCACTCTGGCGGTGGCCATCAATTCCCACGGCTTCCTGGCGGACAGCACCGAGGAGGCGCGCTCGTTGGCGTTCCCGCCGTTCGCCGAGACCATGAGCCGGATCGGTCGGGAGCGGGGGTGGCCGCCCATCACGCGCTCGCACTTCGAGGCCGAGTGCACGCTACCCGGTGCGTTGTTCGTGGGAGACCCTGATACGGTGGTGGAGAAGATCCTCTATCAGCACCGACTGTTCGGACACGACCGCTTCCTGATTCAGCTCACGGTCGGACCGATGCCGCACGAGCGGGTCTTGCACGCCATCGAGCTACTCGGCACGCGCGTCGCGCCGCGGGTGCGCCGGGAGTTGGGCCGCGCCTGA
- a CDS encoding pseudouridine synthase, which produces MSEGAGPTTGEPNATVGVEARDLFTHPGRWSRRELRRLQGRVETHGGSIPLGERVRLDGTWRWFRLQGCAIEARAAFPPVVLMDKAPGVVTSRAREGSGARVFDALDPALQARVEPVGRLDRDTTGLLIFVGDGGLIQHLGHPKRAVPRTYVVTVVGEPDPERLALLREGALELKDGHRPPVLALERLGPEQWTLTLTEGKYHEVKRIFAALGGRVSALRRTGFAGFTLEDLQGLPVRRLSEREVADAYAGWGLPCPEREAEVREVVGAAAQG; this is translated from the coding sequence GTGTCTGAGGGTGCCGGACCGACGACCGGGGAGCCGAACGCGACCGTTGGCGTGGAGGCGCGCGACCTCTTCACCCACCCCGGACGCTGGTCGCGCCGCGAGCTCCGGCGCCTGCAGGGTCGCGTCGAGACGCACGGCGGGTCGATTCCCCTCGGAGAGCGGGTCAGGTTGGACGGAACCTGGCGCTGGTTTCGTCTGCAGGGGTGCGCCATCGAGGCCAGGGCGGCCTTCCCTCCGGTCGTGCTCATGGACAAGGCGCCAGGGGTTGTGACGTCCCGAGCGCGAGAGGGCAGTGGAGCGCGCGTCTTCGACGCACTCGACCCGGCCCTGCAAGCGCGCGTCGAGCCGGTGGGCCGCCTGGATCGGGACACCACCGGTCTGCTGATCTTCGTGGGAGACGGTGGGCTCATCCAACACCTGGGCCACCCCAAGCGGGCCGTGCCCCGAACCTATGTGGTCACCGTCGTCGGGGAGCCCGACCCGGAGCGTCTAGCCCTGCTGCGCGAGGGTGCGCTCGAGTTGAAGGACGGGCATCGGCCTCCCGTGCTGGCGCTGGAGCGGCTGGGGCCAGAGCAGTGGACGCTCACGCTGACCGAGGGGAAGTACCACGAGGTCAAGCGGATCTTCGCCGCGCTGGGCGGTCGGGTCTCCGCGCTGCGGCGCACCGGGTTCGCCGGGTTCACCCTGGAAGACCTGCAGGGGCTTCCCGTGCGGCGCCTGAGCGAGCGGGAAGTCGCAGACGCCTACGCAGGTTGGGGGCTCCCGTGCCCGGAACGCGAGGCAGAGGTCCGGGAGGTTGTCGGTGCCGCCGCCCAAGGCTGA
- a CDS encoding glycosyl hydrolase has translation MSRSPRLPLALPRRSSLPFLVLAAGLVVPGSALAQRGQTRAAPSPAVDPVFLGALTYRNVGPARGGRVTAVAGVADEPFTFYMGNTGGGVWKTDDAGESWRNISDAQFDVGGVGAIAVAPSDANVIYVGTGSAEPRGNVSPGRGLYRSTDAGKTWTHIGLRAAGQIGRIQVHPSDPDRLWVAALGSVFGNNEERGVYRSHDGGSTWDKVLFVNDSTGFVDLAVSPANPRILFATAWRALRTPWTMISGSSEGGLYRSKDGGETWERLSRGLPSGLFGKAGVTVSPSNPNRVWAVVEAGDEQGGVYRSDDGGDSWRRLTAEKQLYHRPWYYMRITADPQDENTVWINNVLLYKSVDGGRTFVPTPSVPHGDSHALWINPHNTNIMIEGDDGGATVTLNGGRTWSTQRNQPTAELYRVAVDDQFPYRIYGAQQDNSTVSVPSRVSPVIISDFEQEYQVGGCESGHVAVDPRDPDIVYAGCFGGSITRFDRKTGQQREILAYPQLQMAQEIETLRYRFQWNAPIRISPNDPNVLYHASQHVHRSTNGGQSWEVISPDLTTDNPEHQGFAGGPITSDGTGVEVFGTIFALEESPSERGVLWAGSDDGRVHVTRDNGATWADVTPPGLPANATINAIDISAHAPGRVHVAAYRYRIDSDNRPFLYQTNDYGQSWRLLTDGTNGIPADHFTRVVREDPDRRGLLYAGTEFGLYVSFDDGARWQSFQRNLPVTPVTDIQIHEQDMVLSTQGRSFWVMDDLTPLHSLSASVTAESAHLYPVRPAVRAFFGGGAPGAGPTGRRAQNPPDGAFIHYSLAGDVEGPITITITDASGDTAKTFSSEQSQGPDLGAFAALAELFGFSGGGDLLPKTRGLHRIAWNLQYPQPRLPEGTVLFGSIAQPYAPPGQYTVTLAMGDQIQRQTLTVLPDPRGAVAQADFVAQHEFLRDVGAMIERMADRMDDLRSVREQVTALNALTTEAGLAEADRQRVQDVADSLNAKLGVVESDMQQTRSRSFYDPLDYPGKLTAQLAYLYNTVSGAFGAVDARPTDQAVERRDELRTEVDGLLARLQSIFEQDLAAFNELIRSLGMDPVVVEGARRRVIS, from the coding sequence ATGTCCCGTTCGCCCCGGCTTCCGCTCGCCTTGCCCCGCCGCAGTTCGCTTCCCTTCCTCGTTCTCGCCGCAGGCCTCGTGGTCCCAGGCTCCGCCCTCGCACAACGGGGGCAGACACGAGCCGCACCTTCTCCCGCGGTCGATCCGGTCTTTCTCGGTGCCTTGACCTATCGAAACGTGGGACCCGCCCGGGGTGGTCGGGTCACTGCCGTAGCCGGCGTCGCGGACGAGCCGTTCACCTTCTACATGGGCAACACCGGAGGGGGCGTCTGGAAGACAGATGACGCCGGTGAGAGCTGGCGCAACATCTCCGATGCCCAGTTCGACGTGGGCGGCGTCGGCGCCATCGCGGTGGCCCCGTCCGATGCGAACGTGATCTACGTTGGCACGGGCTCCGCGGAGCCCCGAGGGAACGTCTCCCCGGGACGGGGACTGTACCGCTCCACCGACGCGGGCAAGACCTGGACGCACATCGGGCTGCGAGCCGCCGGCCAGATCGGACGCATCCAGGTCCACCCCAGCGACCCCGACCGCCTTTGGGTCGCTGCGTTGGGAAGCGTCTTCGGCAACAACGAGGAACGCGGCGTCTACCGCTCGCACGATGGCGGGTCCACCTGGGACAAGGTGCTGTTCGTCAACGACTCGACGGGTTTCGTCGACCTGGCGGTCAGCCCTGCCAACCCGCGCATCCTGTTCGCCACCGCCTGGCGCGCGCTGCGCACCCCCTGGACCATGATCTCCGGGTCGAGCGAAGGGGGGCTCTACCGCAGCAAGGACGGCGGGGAAACCTGGGAGAGATTGTCGCGCGGCCTTCCCAGCGGCTTGTTCGGCAAGGCAGGCGTCACGGTCTCTCCATCCAACCCCAACCGTGTGTGGGCGGTCGTCGAGGCGGGCGACGAGCAGGGCGGCGTGTATCGCTCCGACGACGGCGGCGACTCCTGGCGACGCCTGACGGCCGAGAAACAGCTCTACCATCGGCCCTGGTACTACATGCGCATCACGGCCGACCCGCAGGACGAGAACACGGTCTGGATCAACAACGTGTTGTTGTACAAGTCGGTCGATGGCGGGCGCACCTTCGTGCCGACGCCCAGCGTGCCGCACGGGGACAGCCACGCGCTCTGGATCAACCCCCACAACACCAACATCATGATCGAAGGGGACGACGGCGGCGCCACCGTCACACTGAACGGTGGGCGTACCTGGAGCACACAGCGCAATCAGCCGACGGCCGAGCTCTACCGCGTCGCGGTTGACGATCAGTTCCCCTACCGGATCTATGGTGCGCAGCAGGACAACAGCACCGTGTCGGTTCCCAGCCGGGTGTCGCCTGTGATAATCAGCGACTTCGAGCAGGAGTATCAGGTCGGTGGCTGCGAGAGCGGTCACGTGGCTGTGGATCCACGCGACCCCGACATCGTCTACGCCGGTTGCTTCGGAGGGAGCATCACGCGCTTCGACCGGAAGACGGGTCAACAGCGTGAGATCCTCGCCTACCCGCAGCTGCAGATGGCACAGGAGATCGAGACCCTCAGGTACCGCTTCCAGTGGAATGCACCGATCCGGATCTCGCCCAACGACCCCAACGTGCTCTATCACGCCTCACAACATGTCCATCGCAGCACCAACGGCGGGCAATCCTGGGAGGTCATCAGTCCCGACCTGACCACCGACAATCCCGAGCACCAGGGCTTCGCCGGCGGTCCGATCACATCGGACGGCACGGGCGTGGAAGTGTTCGGCACCATCTTCGCCCTGGAGGAGAGCCCCAGCGAGCGTGGTGTGCTCTGGGCGGGCAGCGACGACGGGCGAGTCCACGTCACGCGGGACAACGGCGCTACCTGGGCGGACGTCACGCCACCGGGCCTGCCCGCCAACGCCACGATCAACGCCATCGACATCTCGGCGCACGCGCCCGGACGCGTGCACGTGGCCGCCTACCGCTACCGGATCGACTCCGACAACCGTCCCTTCCTGTACCAGACGAACGACTACGGGCAGAGCTGGCGGTTGCTGACCGACGGCACCAACGGCATCCCCGCCGATCACTTCACGCGGGTGGTACGCGAGGATCCGGACCGCCGCGGACTGCTCTACGCAGGCACCGAGTTCGGGCTCTATGTTTCGTTCGACGACGGCGCCCGCTGGCAGTCGTTCCAGCGGAACCTGCCCGTCACTCCGGTCACGGACATCCAGATCCACGAGCAGGACATGGTGCTGTCCACGCAGGGTCGCTCGTTCTGGGTGATGGACGACCTCACGCCGCTGCACAGTCTGAGCGCGTCTGTGACGGCCGAGTCGGCACACCTGTACCCAGTCCGCCCCGCGGTCCGCGCCTTCTTCGGCGGCGGCGCACCCGGTGCCGGACCCACGGGCCGGAGGGCCCAGAATCCACCGGACGGCGCCTTCATCCACTACTCGCTGGCCGGGGACGTGGAGGGACCCATCACGATCACGATCACCGATGCCAGCGGCGATACGGCGAAGACCTTCTCCAGCGAGCAATCGCAGGGCCCCGACCTGGGCGCGTTCGCAGCCCTGGCCGAGCTCTTCGGGTTCTCGGGTGGCGGGGACCTCCTCCCCAAGACCCGCGGACTGCACCGAATCGCCTGGAACCTGCAGTATCCACAGCCGCGGCTGCCGGAGGGCACGGTGCTGTTCGGGAGCATCGCCCAGCCCTATGCCCCCCCCGGTCAATACACGGTGACGCTGGCGATGGGTGACCAGATCCAACGGCAAACGCTGACGGTGTTGCCGGATCCGCGGGGCGCGGTCGCGCAGGCCGACTTCGTCGCCCAACACGAGTTCCTGCGGGACGTGGGCGCCATGATCGAGCGCATGGCGGACCGCATGGACGACCTCCGTTCCGTGCGCGAACAGGTCACGGCCTTGAACGCGCTCACCACCGAGGCGGGTCTGGCCGAGGCCGACCGCCAGCGTGTCCAGGACGTGGCGGACAGCCTGAACGCAAAGCTGGGGGTGGTCGAGAGTGACATGCAGCAGACGCGGTCCCGGTCCTTCTACGATCCACTGGACTACCCAGGGAAGCTCACCGCGCAACTGGCCTACCTGTACAACACCGTGTCCGGAGCCTTCGGCGCGGTGGATGCCCGCCCCACCGATCAGGCCGTGGAGCGACGCGACGAGCTGCGCACCGAGGTGGACGGGCTGCTCGCGCGACTCCAGTCCATCTTCGAGCAAGATCTGGCGGCCTTCAACGAGCTGATCCGCTCCCTGGGGATGGATCCCGTGGTCGTGGAGGGCGCGCGCCGGCGCGTGATCAGTTGA